A single window of Pogoniulus pusillus isolate bPogPus1 chromosome 11, bPogPus1.pri, whole genome shotgun sequence DNA harbors:
- the LOC135179773 gene encoding transmembrane emp24 domain-containing protein 11-like, whose product MATTKNQLVGVLLYFLISFSFALYFHSGEREEKCIIEDVPSDTLVIGNYKVQRWDIHKQDFLESAPGLGMFVTVTTPSAEVLLSKLYGPEGTFSFTSYLSGEHVICLQSNSTRLVSFAGSKLRIHLDIRVGEHFLDESAVQAKDKVNEVNLRLENIIEQIHHVSKEQNYEREREEKFRKTSEETNSNILWWAIVQTLILISVGIWQIKSLRDFFISKKLV is encoded by the exons ATGGCAACCACGAAAAACCAGTTAGTAGGGGTTCTGCTGTAttttttgatttctttttcatttgctttgtattttcacagtggagaaagagaagagaaatgtaTAATCGAAGACGTCCCCAGCGACACATTGGTGATCG GGAATTACAAAGTACAACGCTGGGATATACACAAACAGGACTTTCTTGAATCTGCTCCTGGTTTGGGAATGTTTGTGACGGTCACAACTCCTTCTGCTGAA GTACTCTTGTCAAAACTGTATGGGCCAGAAGGAACCTTTTCTTTCACCTcctacctctctggggagcatgTTATCTGTTTACAGTCTAACTCCACAAGATTAGTGTCATTTGCAGGAAGTAAATTG CGCATCCATTTGGACATTAGAGTCGGAGAACATTTTTTGGATGAATCTGCTGTTCAAGCCAAAGACAAAGTGAATGAAGTTAACTTAAGACTAGAAAATATAATTGAGCAAATTCATCATGTATCCAAAGAACAGAACTACGAAAGA gagCGTGAAGAAAAATTCCGCAAGACAAGTGAAGAAACCAACAGCAATATTTTGTGGTGGGCTATTGTACAAACACTAATCCTCATCTCTGTTGGAATCTGGCAAATCAAATCTCTCAGAGATTTCTTTATATCTAAGAAGCTTGTTTAA